Proteins encoded together in one Gadus chalcogrammus isolate NIFS_2021 chromosome 18, NIFS_Gcha_1.0, whole genome shotgun sequence window:
- the LOC130371061 gene encoding uncharacterized protein K02A2.6-like, which produces MTRKKKHRTQRSTATETEGETLVDVKSEQREGNVNVQQASMAASAPTATFNIQPPEPFDFNKPLDWTKWIRRFERFRQASNFTTNSEETQVNTLIYCMGDEADDVLRGLKLSDADMKMYDKVKDGFRDFFVVKKNIVFERACFNMRKQEPNETVEAFVTALHALAEHCQYGDLHDELIRDRIVVGLANTRLSERLQMEEKLTLQKAIDMARQSEEVKKQQSTLRGDASSVMQMEGSSIDRLIKKGQQYTNWKSSGAHSRQHTQGRDKGMQHSAQCYKCGGPSHEFPAKCPANDATCRGCGKKGHYQRVCRSKSVVAYIEEEEGKSFFLGSVSCENNMWVADVQIKGKVLKFKLDTGADVTAISDSDLKDLFPGAQMPVLHKPEKPLLGPGKIQLEVAGYAKMQLTYKAKQTEEKVYVVKNLSTPLLGLPAITALGLLIRVDSVTMDSLKATYPKLCKGLGDIRRPYHIQLKPEAVPFSLKTPRRIPLPLIGKVKEELQRMEEMGVIRRVEEPTEWCAGIVVVPKKNSQQLRLCVDFTGLNQYVCREKYVLPSVDQSLGMLAGARIFSKLDANMGFWQIPLAEESAKYTTFITPFGRYHFQRLPFGINSAPEHFQRVMAEVIDGLDGVVCHIDDLLVWGKDQEQHDARLHALLKKLEQAGVTLNADKCELSRSEVVFLGHVITTSGISPDPEKTEAIRDMKEPTNVSELRSFLGMVNQVGKFIPQLSEKDKALRDLLSKKNCWLWGVDQVAAFRVLKEALISPPVLAMYDTSRDTKVSADASSYGLGGVLLQKWDSEWRPVAYASRSLSPTEQRYAQVEKEALGLTWACERFRDFLLGKHFCLETDHKPLLSLLGAQALDLLPPRIQRFRMRLMRYSYDIVHVPGKSLWTADTLSRSPVQKKMTANDTELMESTNIYVDCIVNNLPVSPTFMDTLKAQLEADSVCSRVMKMCADGWPDHAQQEPLLKHFWPEQATLTVQDGLLLKDTRLVIPAAMRNDVLDRLHEGHQGVVKCKARARQTVWWPGLGHQITEMVLKCRTCLQERRNHSEPLMPSDCPERPWQKLGADLFELGGKTYLLVVDYLSRYVELALLTHTKCNDVINHLKSMFARHGIPEVLMSDNGPQFSGQAFASFASAYGFKHLTSSPKFPQSNGEAERAVQTIKGLLKKATDPYMALLAYRATPLQNGYSPAQLLMGRRLRTTVPTHSSELQPTLPDRNTLFQKEGEKRTSDAANFNRRHRAKPLSSLSPGQEVWVTDTKTPDLTLWMRHMGW; this is translated from the coding sequence ATGACCCGAAAGAAAAAGCACAGGACACAACGGTCCAcggcgacagagacagagggagagacattggTGGATGTTAAGAGCGAACAACGTGAGGGAAACGTTAACGTGCAACAAGCGAGCATGGCGGCTAGTGCACCAACTGCTACATTCAACATCCAGCCACCGGAGCCCTTTGATTTCAACAAACCGCTCGATTGGACAAAATGGATCCGGAGGTTCGAGAGGTTTCGGCAAGCGAGCAACTTCACTACGAACTCCGAGGAAACTCAGGTTAACACTCTGATATATTGTATGGGGGATGAAGCCGACGATGTATTGAGAGGATTAAAACTGAGTGATGCTGACATGAAAATGTATGACAAAGTAAAAGACGGATTCCGGGATTTCTTTGTTGTGAAGAAGAATATTGTGTTTGAACGTGCATGCTTCAATATGCGAAAACAAGAACCAAATGAGACTGTCGAGGCATTCGTCACTGCCCTGCATGCTTTAGCAGAACACTGTCAATATGGGGACTTGCATGATGAACTCATACGAGATCGGATCGTAGTGGGGCTTGCAAACACCAGACTTTCTGAACGCTTGCAGATGGAGGAAAAACTGACTTTGCAAAAAGCCATTGATATGGCAAGACAGTCTGAAGAAGTCAAAAAGCAACAGAGCACACTTAGGGGTGACGCTAGCAGTGTGATGCAGATGGAGGGGAGCTCCATAGACAGACTGATAAAAAAGGGACAGCAATATACCAACTGGAAAAGCAGCGGCGCACATTCCCGCCAACACACGCAAGGCAGAGACAAAGGCATGCAGCACAGCGCCCAGTGCTACAAGTGTGGGGGGCCTTCTCACGAGTTTCCCGCCAAGTGTCCCGCCAACGATGCAACCTGTCGGGGCTGCGGAAAAAAAGGCCATTACCAGCGTGTCTGCAGAAGCAAGTCTGTGGTAGCGTAcattgaggaagaagaggggaaaAGTTTCTTCTTGGGCTCTGTGTCATGTGAAAACAACATGTGGGTGGCTGATGTGCAGATAAAAGGGAAAGTGCTGAAATTCAAACTTGACACCGGCGCAGATGTAACCGCCATTTCGGACAGTGACCTGAAAGACTTGTTCCCGGGGGCACAAATGCCTGTCCTCCACAAGCCAGAGAAACCCTTGCTGGGTCCAGGAAAGATTCAGCTGGAGGTAGCTggctatgcaaaaatgcagctGACTTACAAAGCCAAGCAGACAGAGGAGAAGGTCTATGTGGTCAAAAACCTGAGCACACCTTTGCTCGGGCTACCGGCCATTACTGCCCTGGGTCTACTCATTCGAGTTGACAGCGTCACCATGGACTCTTTAAAGGCAACCTACCCAAAACTCTGCAAGGGCCTAGGCGACATCAGGCGTCCATACCACATCCAGCTCAAGCCAGAGGCCGTGCCATTCTCTTTAAAGACTCCACGGAGAATTCCCCTGCCTCTGATAGgaaaggtgaaggaggagctccAGCGGATGGAAGAGATGGGGGTCATCAGGCGCGTCGAGGAGCCTACGGAGTGGTGCGCCGGCATCGTCGTCGTCCCAAAGAAGAACAGCCAGCAACTACGCCTGTGTGTGGACTTCACGGGCTTGAACCAGTATGTGTGTCGAGAGAAGTATGTCCTGCCATCAGTCGACCAGAGTCTAGGAATGCTAGCTGGAGCCAGAATCTTCAGTAAACTAGACGCGAACATGGGATTCTGGCAGATTCCTTTAGCTGAGGAGTCAGCCAAATACACAACATTTATAACACCCTTCGGACGGTATCACTTCCAGCGTCTTCCGTTTGGGATCAACTCTGCGCCCGAGCACTTCCAGCGTGTCATGGCGGAGGTGATAGATGGACTCGACGGGGTGGTCTGCCACATCGATGACCTGCTGGTGTGGGGAAAAGACCAAGAACAGCACGACGCTCGTCTCCATGCCTTGTTGAAAAAGCTTGAACAAGCAGGGGTGACTTTGAATGCAGACAAGTGCGAGCTCTCCAGGAGTGAGGTGGTGTTCCTCGGGCATGTCATCACCACGTCAGGCATCAGCCCCGATCCAGAAAAGACAGAGGCCATCAGGGACATGAAAGAGCCTACAAACGTGAGTGAGTTGAGGAGTTTCCTGGGGATGGTAAACCAGGTGGGAAAATTCATACCCCAGCTATCAGAGAAAGACAAAGCTCTCCGGGACCTTCTCTCAAAGAAGAACTGCTGGCTGTGGGGTGTCGACCAGGTGGCGGCTTTCAGGGTGCTGAAGGAAGCACTAATCTCTCCACCGGTCCTGGCCATGTATGACACGAGCAGGGACACCAAAGTATCGGCAGACGCTTCATCTTATGGACTGGGGGGCGTGCTCCTCCAGAAATGGGACAGCGAATGGAGGCCGGTAGCTTACGCATCCCGCTCACTCTCACCCACTGAGCAACGCTACGCGCAAGTAGAAAAGGAGGCCCTGGGTCTAACCTGGGCATGTGAGCGCTTCCGGGACTTTTTGTTAGGAAAGCACTTCTGCCTAGAGACTGACCATAAGCCGCTCCTCTCCTTACTAGGCGCACAAGCACTCGACCTGTTGCCACCAAGGATACAGCGCTTTCGAATGCGGCTCATGCGCTACTCCTATGACATCGTGCACGTTCCTGGAAAGTCACTCTGGACTGCTGACACATTGTCACGTTCACCTGTACAGAAAAAAATGACCGCAAATGACACTGAACTGATGGAGAGCACGAACATTTACGTGGACTGCATTGTCAACAACTTACCTGTCAGTCCCACGTTCATGGACACACTCAAAGCACAGCTGGAAGCTGACAGTGTATGCTCTCGTGTCATGAAAATGTGTGCAGACGGATGGCCAGATCACGCACAGCAGGAACCACTCCTGAAACACTTCTGGCCCGAGCAGGCTACACTCACAGTACAAGATGGACTGTTGCTGAAAGACACACGTCTGGTCATTCCAGCAGCAATGCGGAACGATGTGCTGGACAGACTGCACGAGGGCCATCAAGGGGTCGTGAAGTGCAAAGCACGTGCCCGTCAGACTGTGTGGTGGCCTGGGCTGGGACATCAAATCACAGAGATGGTGCTCAAATGCAGAACGTGTCTGCAAGAGCGCCGCAATCACAGTGAGCCACTCATGCCGTCAGACTGCCCCGAGCGCCCATGGCAAAAGCTGGGGGCCGATCTCTTTGAACTGGGGGGAAAAACTTACCTGCTCGTCGTTGATTACCTCTCCAGGTACGTCGAACTTgccctgctgacacacacaaaatgcaatGATGTGATTAACCATCTGAAATCGATGTTTGCCAGACACGGCATCCCGGAGGTGCTCATGTCTGACAACGGCCCTCAATTCTCCGGCCAGGCATTCGCTTCCTTCGCCTCTGCATATGGGTTCAAACACCTTACCAGTAGCCCCAAATTCCCACAAAGCAATGGCGAGGCTGAGCGAGCAGTACAGACCATAAAGGGTCTGCTGAAAAAGGCAACTGATCCGTACATGGCTCTGCTTGCATACAGAGCCACACCTCTTCAGAATGGATACAGCCCGGCCCAGTTGCTCATGGGTCGACGTCTCCGCACCACAGTGCCGACACATTCCTCTGAGCTGCAACCTACACTGCCCGACCGCAACACTCTGTTCCAGAAAGAAGGGGAGAAGAGGACGTCAGATGCTGCAAACTTCAACAGGCGACATCGTGCAAAGCCACTCAGCAGCCTGTCTCCAGGTCAGGAGGTGTGGGTGACTGACACAAAAACACCAGATCTTACCTTGTGGATGCGCCACATGGGGTGGTAA